The sequence GGAGAACCTGGTCTCTAGGGGTGTTCAGAAGTTCGTAACTGTTGAGGTTAACATGGGCAAGATGTACCATGTGGTTAAGGAGTTCTCTAAGGGAGTTCCCGTGGAGCATGTACCGTACGCTCCTGGTTATATTCCTGAACCGGATTACGTAATAAACAATGTGAGGAAGGTGATAGAAAGATGAGTACGGAGGCTGAGGTAACAACCACGGGAGTTAAAGTAGAGCTTCCTAAGTCCTACGAGGACATAAAGGATTTGATAAGAGTTGATAGGTTACCGCATATCTGGTGTCCAGGATGCGGGTTGGGAATTCTACTTAAGTTATTGGCTAGGGCTATAAAGAACTCGGGGATACCAATTGAGAAACATGTCATAGTCACTGGCATAGGTTGCACTGGTAGGCTCGGTGGTTACCTAAAGTTGGATGCGTACCATGTGACTCATGGTAGGGCAATACCATTCGCCGTGGGTTTGAAAATGGCTAACCCAGAGCTTGAGGTAACCGTGGTTGGTGGAGACGGCGATATATTGGCTATTGGCGGTAATCACTTCATACATGCAGCCAGGAGGAATGATGATATTAATGTCATTATAGTTAATAACTTCATTTACGGAATGACTGGTGGTCAATACAGCCCAACAACACCAAAGGGCGCCAAGACAACCACATCGCCATACGGTCACTATGAGAACCCATTCAATGTACCATTACTAGCCTATGCAGCGGGAGCCTCATATGTAACTAGGTGGACCGTTCTCCACCAGAATGAACTCTATCAGTCTCTCCTGGAGATGTTTAAGGTCAAGGGCTTTGCCGTTGTTGAGGTCTTGTCGCCCTGCATAATCTATACTGATAGGAATGCCATGGGTGATGCTGTTGATCTAATGAGGGTCCTTAAGGAGAGACCTGTGATTGACCATAGGGCTAACTTAGCTGATCTGGACATTGATTTTAGTATGAAGAAGATAATCCTGGGAAATTTTGTGAAAAGAGAGAGACCTGTTTCGTACGGGTAATAATCATAAAAATTAAACTTTTTTCTTATATAAACACATAATATTAAATAGTTTTTGTCAAAATAGAATAAGATTTATTAAGGATTCCTAATTGTTTATCAATAGAAAAATATGCTACAACAGCTCGATCAGATACGTATCAGGCTTATGGGGCTTGGTGGGCATGGCATTGTATTTGCTGGCAGGCTCCTTGGTATGGCAGCTGCCATGGGCGGCCTTGACTCAATATTAACAATAACATACAGCCCCGAGCAGAGGGGTGGTTGGTCGAGGGCTGATGTAATAATAGCTAAGGAGATGGTCGATTACCCACTCATTGATGAGGCTGATTTATTCCTGGCAACCACGCAGCAGGCATTTAACCTTGAATTCAAGAGTCTACGTAAGGGCGGTGTATTCATTTACGAAAGTACAATATACAAGCCCACGATCCCCAACTTAGGCAGTTATGTGGTGATACCAGTACCTGCCACAGAGATTGCAGAAAAAACCACAGGTAGGAAGCTAACGATGAACGTGGTTCTCGTTGGTATAATAACAGCAATCCTGGAGCCCGTTATAAAGGAAGATCACATAATTAATGCAATAAAGGGCATGACAAGGAGGGCGGGTAAACTCGATACATCGGTTCAAGAAATGAACATAAAAGCATTTCAGGCAGGGCTCGATTATGGTAAAAAGTACCTGCAAGAACTGAGGTGATTGTATGCCAACAAATAGGGTCCTCATCCTGGGTGGTGGTATTGCTGGTATTGAGGCTGCTCTTGCCCTGGCTAACATGGGTTATAGGGTTACGCTTGTTGAGAAGTCCCCTGCCATTGGCGGCAAGATGGCAATGCTCGACAAGACATTCCCAACACTGGACTGCAGCATATGCATAGAAGGACCGTTAATAAGTGACGTAGCTAGGCACCCACGCATTGAATTATTGTCTCCAGCCGAATTAATCGACCTAACGGGATCTCCAGGTGACTTTAAGGCTAGAATACTGGTTAAGCCCAGGTATGTTACTGACGATTGCACGAAATGTGGACAGTGCGAGGATGTGTGTCCGGTGGTCGTACCTAGCGAGTTCGAGTCGGGCATTGGCGCTAGAAAGGCAATATACCTACCATTTCCACAGGCGGAACCTGGAATATACATGCTTGACATAGATCACTGCCTCAATAAGCCACCGAATTATTTCCCTTGCGATAGGTGTGCTAAGGCCTGCGATAGGAATGCCATAATATACACAATGATGCCCAAGGTCATAGAGCGTGATGTGGCGGCCGTGATCATGTCGACCGGCTTCGAACTCGAGAAAGGCGAAATCCTCGGGGAGTATGGGTATGGCAGACATATGGATGTGGTGACATCACTCGAATTCGAGAGACTTGTTAATGCATCGGGTCCCTCAAGTGGTGTTGTTGTTAAGCCAAGTACTGGTGAGGAACCAGAGGACATATTACTCGTGTCCTGCATAGGCTCAAGAAACAATAGGTACAATGATTACTGCTCGGGGTTCTGTTGCACATACCTGCTTAAGCAGGGTATATACGCCAAGGTACTTCATGGCATTAAGAACGTCACATTAATGTACATGAATGATATTAGGACTTATGGTAAGGGATTCGAGAACTTCTTCGATAGAGCCCTCAAGGAAGGGGTAAACATTGTTTGGGGTAGGCCGGAGGTGGTTGGTGAGAGAAATGGTAAGATAATAGTCAAGTTTGAGGACACCAGGAATAAGAAGGTTACCATGAAGGAGTATGATATGGTTGTCCTGGCGCCCTCCATAAAACCAGTTAATGACATGGGCAAGTTAAGTAAAATATTGAGCATTTCATTGAATAGGGCTGGCTTTGTAAAGACTGAGTCTACAAACCCCACGTTAACAACAAGGCCTGGTATTTTCGTTGCAGGGTCGGTTAGTGGCCCTCGGGATATCTCAGAATCCGTGGTTACTGGATTAGCTGCCGCAGTACAGGCAACCAGGTATGCAAGCCCTGGGGTGATTGAAGAGGAGAAGTATGAGGAGAAGATAGAGCCATACCCAATCAGGGTCGGCGTTTTCGTATGCCACTGCGGTACAAATATAGCTGGTGTAGCCGATGTACCAGCATTAGTAGAGGCGGCTAAGCAGATGCCAGGCGTTGTGCATGCCGAGGATCTCCAATTTGCATGTGCCAAATCATCACTGGATAGAATGACAGAGGTGATAAAGGAGAAGAAACTGAACAGGGTAGTTGTCGCTTCATGTTCCCCAGTCACTCATCTTAGGTTTTTCCAGGATGCTGCGAGGAGGGCTGGTCTTAATCCTTACCTCGTGGAGATGACGAATATTAGGAACCTGGACACATGGGTCCACAGCGATAGGAGGGCAGCCACCGAGAAGGCAAAGGACATGATAAAGATGGCGGTAGCTAAAACCCACCACATGGTACCCCTACAGACAATAAAGCTACCAGTAATTAAGAGGGCCTTAGTCGTTGGTTGTGGACCAGCTGGCCTAGCAGCAGCCACTGGATTAGCAGGAGCAGGTATTGAGACTATGCTTGTTGAGAAGGCCAACGAGTGTGGTGGTATGTTAAGGCGTCTAAGTAGGCTTGAACCAGAGGGCTTTGAAGCTAAGAAACTGCTTGATAGGATGGTTGAGGAGGCTAGGGAGGTTGGTGTTAAGTTCGTGCTTGGTACTACTATTAAGGATGTCTCTGGATTTACAGGCAATTTCCATGTCGTACTCAGCAATGGTTCCGAGTTGGATGTTGGCGCTATAGTCGTAGCCACGGGCGCCAAGCCCTATATACCAACTGAGTTCAATTACGGTAAGGACCCCAGGGTGCTAACAACGCTGGATCTTGAGAATGGGAAGACCGTTGATGGTAAGAACGTGGCCGTAATAAACTGTGTTGGTTCCAGGACAAGCAATAGAGGATGTTCAAAGTACTGCTGCGCAGTGGGCCTGAGTAAGGCAATTGAATTAAGGAACCAGGGTAAGAATGTAGTCCTAATTTATAGGGATATAATGGGTGTTGATCCCGAGGTCGAAGACCTATACAAGAAAGCTAGAGACGCTGGTGTTTTGTTCATTAGAGTGCCAAGGAAGGCGGAGTTAACTGAGGCTATAAAGATGGATAATGATAAGTTGATAGTTAATGATGTTGAGTTAGGGGATGATGTTGAGGTATCATTTGACAATGTCGTCCTTAACATAGGCTTAGTACCGAGTGAGGATACAGACGAGGTCTCTAAGGTTTTGAGACTTTCTAGGGATCAGGAGGGTTTCTTGATGGAGGCTCATCCGAAGCTTGGCCCGGTGGATACGATGACACCGGGCATATTCATAGCAGGTGCCGCCAGGGGTCCGAAGAACGTAGCCGAGACAATAGCGGAGGGCTACGCGGCTGCATCAAGGGCATTGATGATGCTTGCCCAGGGTTACGTTACCAAGGAACCATTCATTCCGAAGTTTGACTGGTCTAAATGCACTAAATGCGGTCTTTGCATTAAGGCTTGTCCCTATGGCGCCATTAGGGGTGTACCCGGTAAGTGGATCGAGCACGTACCAGCCGCTTGCCAGGGTTGTGGTTCATGCGTTGCTGAGTGCCCGCAGGATGCTATAGCACTTGATGCACTAAGTGATGATGCTATCATGGCTCAGATTGATGCTGCCTTGGCTGAGGAGCCTGAGAGGAAGGTTGTCATGTTCACCTGTGCCTACTGCTCCTACTGGGCTGCCGATAATGCCGGTATATTTAAGATGCAGTACCCACCATACGCGAGGATAATTAGGCTTCAGTGCAGTTCTAGGTTGGCTTGGAGGCATGTTAAGCATGCCTTTGAGCTTGGTGCTGCTGGGGTCTTTGTGACTGGTTGTAGGCTTGGTGACTGCCACTACATAACGGCCAATTACAACACGGTCAAGAGATTCGAAAACTGGAAAAAGAGACTGAAGAACATAGGCATGAAAGAAGAAAGATTCCAAATGAGACTGTTTGGAGCGCCTGATGTGGTTGACCTAGTGGAGACTATGAGAGAGGCCGAGAAGGTCGTTAAGACAGTGACTAAGGAGGAGATTGAAATGACAAAACAAAGAATCAAGCAATTAAGGTGATGAACATGCCAGTAACCGTTAACTTCGGCCTTAGGGAGGAACTCCTTAAGTTGGTGCCCACACTAGGCCTTTGTTATCAATGCGGAACATGTAGCACCTACTGCCCAATAACGGATGAATCATACAACATTAGGCTAATCGTTAAGAAGGCTCAACTTGGTGTTGTTGAACCAAAGGACTTTAAGGTCATTTGGGACTGCGTAACCTGCGGTACTTGCCAGGCCCTGTGCCCCAACAATGTCGAGATTGTGAATCTCGTAGAGATAATTAGGACAATGGCCATGAAGTCCAAGGTATTCCCAACAAAGATTAATGAGATACTCTGGAAGATTTATGAGAACCAGAACCCATGGGGCTACACAGTCACTGATAAGAGAAGATTCTTAGCTCAATTCAGTAGTTTAATTAATAATGAGAACCCAGATGTGGTTATTTATCCATGCTGCTTATCAATTGGAGATCCAAGAGTTCAGAAGCACATTAAGGCCTTGATTAGGGTATTGACCAAGGCTGGCCTCAAGGTAGGCATATACACTGGTTTATCTTGCTGTGGCGACATTATTGAGCATACAGGTAATAAGGCATTCTACGAGGAATACACAGCAAAGTTGAGAGACTCAATAATGAGTAACATTAAGGCTCCAGTAATAGTGACATTATCACCACACTGTGAGTATTCCCTTAAGAAGTATCTTAAGGGCATTAAAGTGATTCATTACGTAGAATTACTTGATGAGCTTATACGTAATGGTAAGTTAAAGATTGATAAGAAGGCAGACATTACCGTAACTTATCATGATCCATGTTACTTATCTAAGCATCAAAGGATCATTGAGGAGCCCAGGAGGGTGATCACTTCAGTACCTGGCGTTAGGCTTGTTGAAATGATCCACTCAGGGGAGAAGTCCCTCTGCTGTGGCGCCGGCGGTGGAGGCATAGCCCTAGAGACTAGGGTATCCACTGATTTATCAAAGCGTAGGTTAAAGGAGGCAATCGACACGGGTGCTTCTGTTGTGCTCACCGCATGCACCTACTGCTTCAGGATGCTTGAGGATGCAAATAAGGTAGTGAAAACAAACATGAAGGTTATGGACCTAGTTGAGTTCCTAGATAGTATTATGGGTGATTAGCATGAGTGAATGGAGGGGAATATCCGTATTTATCGAGCAGGATAATGGCGAGCTAGAAGGGGCTTCACTTGAGGTTTTAACGAGGGCAGGCGAGCTAGGAAGGAAGTTTAATGAGGATGTTCTCGGCATATTACTGGGCCATGAGTTGAAGAATATAGCTAAGGAGTCCTCCCAGTATGGCGCCGATAAGCTCATTGTAGTTAATCATCCTGACCTAAGGCATTACAATAGTGATGCTTATACAGAGGTCATGGCTTACCTAATTAATAAGTACAGACCTAGGTACTTATTATTACCAGCCACTAGGAATTCGAGGGATCTGGCTGGTAGGTTAGCAGTTAGGTTTAGGGCTTGTTTGAGCGCCCATGTTATTATGGTTGATATTGATGAGAGGGATAGGAAGTTGGTCACTGCGGTACCTGGCTTCGGTGGTAACATAGTTGCCACTGTAGTTTGTACGAGTGGTAAACCCGAAATGGCTACTGTAAGCCCAGGAACCTACGAAGCAAAGCTGAGCAACAAGGAAGCTACTATAATTGAGGAGACAATACCCGAGGGTGCGTTGAGAGGTCGTAGAATAGAGCTTATGGAGAAGAAGACCTCACCAATGCCGGATTTATCAAGGGCTGAGAAGGTCGTCGTGGCTGGTCTTGGCACTGGCGGTGATCTGGAGTTAATTAAGGAATTTGCAAGTTTAATAGGGGCTGCAATTGGCGTTACGAGGCCCCTTGCAGACATGGGCTTAATGCCCAGGGACTATCAAATAGGTACCACGGGAGTTTCATTGAGGGCTAAGACCGTATTTGTGTTTGGCGCAAGTGGTGCTCCGCACTTCGTCTACGGCATTAGGGACTGTGGCACCATAGTTGCCGTCAATACTGATAAGGAGGCACCCATATTTGAGAACTGCGATTACTGCGTTGTGGCTGACCTATTTGATTTACTTAAGGTGTTGATAAAGGAAATGAGGGGTGGTAAGTGATGGCATCTCTCAGGAATATAATAGTTACAATGAAGGTAACGCCGAAGCCCGAGGAGATTAGGTTCGACCCAACCACCAAGACTGTTGATAGGTCTAAGGCAACCAATGAAATAAATCCAGCAGACAAGAACGCCCTAGAGTTAGCTCTGCAATTAAAGGAGAAGTATGGTGGTAGGGTTGTTATACTGTCCATGGGTCCGCCATTCTGGGATCAATTCCTTAAGATGGGCATAGCAATGGGTGCAGATGACGCAGTGCTAATAAGTGATAGGGCATTGGGCGGCTCTGACGCCTTTGTAACTTCTAGGGTACTCGCGGCAGCAGTTAAGAAAATAGGAGATTACTCACTTGTTATTGCTGGTGAGGAGAGTGAGGATGGCTCAACAGGGCAAGTGCCTCCCGGCATGGCCGAGTGGTTGGGAATTCCTGCCGTTACGTATGTTTCACAGGTCACTGATGCTATGGAAGACTCAATAATTGTTAAGAGGACTATTAAGGGCGGCTATGAGACAGTTAAGGTTAAGTTACCTGCAGTTATATCGGTAGAGCTTGGTATAAATACACCGAGGTTTCCTGACTTCGAGAGACTACAGTGGGCTCAAAACGAGTTTAAGACAACCATATGGGGCATTAAAGACCTGGGCATTGCAGAGAATGAGGTCGGCTTTAAGGGTTCGTTAACTGCCGTAACCGAATTAAGAGAATTAAGGCCACGTGAACGACTACGTCAATTCATCGAGGGAAGTCCCGAGGAGATAGCCAGAGAGTTAATTAAGAGACTCGGATTGAAGTGAAGTTCGACTTACTCCATTAGCTTAAATTGACCTAGTTCAAAATATAGTTATTATTATATTAATTGGTTATTAAGTGGGGAACCCGTGAGAACGCCAGTATCCATTAACCTGCTAACTCATCTAATTGACTTAGGACTTCGGCATAGCCGCTTTGCTTTAATTCATTGACTTCATTCCTCTCGTACTTATATACCAAGTCGGCTCTGTTTGGTTCGAAGTCCCACGGAACCACGAGTATGTAATCACCAATCCTAAGCCACATCTTCTTCCTATACTTACCAGGTATCCTGACGAGCCTAATCTTGCCATCCTGGCACACAGCCTTCGCCCTGTCATCACCAACTAATTCCACAACCTTAGCAAACATCTCTCCCTCCTCCGGTAAGCGTACCTTACTTCCCTGCTGGTTTTCCTTAGGCATTCTCCATAGTTGATCGGTATGCGTTTATAAACCCAACCTTTATAGATCAACATATGTCATTAAGTAGATACCGTTCATCATCAATAACAATCTCTAATGTCCTCGAGCCATTCACCTCCATGCATCTCACCTCGTGGTTCGGTATCGTAATTTCGTTCTTAATTATATCATTTAACCTAATATTAATGATTTCCTTACTGACGATGTTTAGTAACCTGACAGTGCTTTGTGAGTAGGTAAGTACGTAATAGGGCTTATTCATGTACATTATCACCGAGCCACGGTTTAGTGGGACTAGGAACACACTAATGCTTAGTTTAGTAATTACCTTATCTCCGCGTCCCTTAATCACGCTTTGGCTTTCAAGTACTCTACTTGGGATCGTCTTATGTATCCTATGGGCTATAGATCTGGCGAGCCCTTGATCCGAGAGCTTTATGTCGAATCCTCCTGGCGCATCATCAATCCTCAGGAAACCACTCCTCTCTGTATCCCTCATTGTTTCTTTCTTCACTATATCGATGATCAACCTCTTGAGTTGGTTATCCATGGGTATCACGCTCCTGACCTGTATAATGGCTCTCTCCTTCTCATTGATCATATCCCTACACCTCGGGCATAATTCCTCACCATACCTAACTCTGATCTGTACTTCCTCGTCGTAGTCACTGATGAGGTCGTGGACGGTACCCCTAATCTTAACGATGGAGGTGTTTAATCCATGCCTTAGCCCAAGGCTCTCTATGGACGTGCTTTTAACACTGCCTAAGTACTCGATGGACTCTAGGATTAGTTTCTCAATTACCCTGGGATCCCTTACCCACCTGCCCTTATATAGTATTGCGCCGCAACTTGGGCATCTTACAATGCCCACGAATTCCCTCTTAACCCTGGCCAATGGGTGGGTCTTCCTATAGCAGTCTGGGCATAGTCCCTCGATTAGTATTTCGGTTTCTCTACCACATAGTGCACATATTCTACGCATTTCTCCAATCAGAGGTCCCTTAGGGAGGGGCTAAATAAATCATATTTCCTCGTACCATAATACTTAATACAGTAGGCGCGGGATCAACTTGTGGGTGGAGATATAGAGTCGAGGATCACGGATATTGTTAATGAGATGAGGTCATCAGTCGTGAGTATAATAACGACTAGGTTGATGGTTGATGAGTGGTTGAATGCAGCACCAGTAAGGGGCATTGGCACTGGTTTTTTTATTGATAATGAGCATGTGGTTACTGCAAACCACGTCGTGCAAGACGCCACGGAATTAATAGTGGTTACACCAGGCGGTGATGAGTATGAAGGTGAGTTATTGGGTAGGGACCCAGAGTTTGATGCAGCGTTGATAAGGGTTAGTGGTGCTCGATCCATAAAGTCCGTCAAGCTCGGCGACTCTGATAAACTTAAAGTGGGCCAGATGGTGATTGCCATGGGTTATCCCCTAGGCCTGCTTGGGGAACCCACAGTAACACTGGGTGTTGTTTCCGCAATTAGCAGGAGTATAAGGACTCCGGTTGGCGTTCTTGAAGGCTTGATTCAGACCGATGCAGCAATTAACCCGGGGAATTCAGGCGGGCCCCTGCTTAATCTTGATGGCGAAGTAATTGGTATGAATACTGCAATAATAGCCGGTGCGCAGGGAATTGGGTTTGCCGTACCCATAAACCTGGTTAAGTTAACCATCGATGAGATACTGAGGTTCGGTAGGGTAGTTAGACCTAGACTGGGTATATATGGCATTGACCTCAATAAGCCCATGGCCAAGTACTTCAAGTTACCCGTGGACAAGGGCGTGCTTGTGGTGGGAGTTGTTCCTGGTTCACCTGCTGACGATGCTGGTATTAGACAGGGAGATGTCATTACTGCAATTGATGATGAAGAATTATCAAGCATAGTTCAACTAAAGGTTCACTTGACCAAGAAGTTTATTGATGGAGTCAACACGTTTGATTTGATGGTGACAAGGGGCAGAACGAGATATAGAATTAAAGTTAGCATATGATTATTTTACACTGAATGTTAAGAGAGCTAAATTAAAAACTAGGTTGTTAATTCATGTGATGAATGAATTAGCAACACCCGATTACTCAGGACTTAGTATACAAAACCTGGCTAATACACTATTGTCCCATTTCGAGGCAGTACCCAGGGGTCCTAAGCTGAAACTTGACCTTGACCTTAATGACCAAGTAGTGCTCATACTAATCGATGGACTTAGTTACCAGGACTTAATGAATACCATGGGTGGCTCGCTCCAGGTAAGTAAATTGTATAAGATAAGCACTGTGTTCCCGACTACAACGTCCACAGTATTAACAACACTATTCACTGGGTTAAGTCCAGGGCAGCATGGTGTACTTGGCCCTAATTTATACCTCAAGGAACTCGGTACCATAGTTAATACATTATCCATGAGTCCGATAATTGGCGAAAGAGATGGTCTTTACAAATCGGGTCATGACTTGAGGAGACTCTTCCCAATTAGATCAACTATATTTGAGGAATTAAGTAATATGGGCATTAGGAGCAGGGTTTATGCCCCTAAGGGGCTTGTTGGTGGTTTATCAAGGATAGCGTATGCCGGTGCAGAGATTGTGGAGTATGTAACTCCTTATGATGCGATAATAAATGCGGCTAGGTTTCTGAAGGAGTATGAGGTTGGTTTTGTTCACATATATGTAACTAGTGTGGATTCTACGTCGCATAAGTACGGTCCTGATTCCGAGGAATGCAGGGTGGTGATTAGGGAAACTGTTGATTCAATAATTAGGTTGGCCAGGAATTATATGAGTGATTTCACCGTGCTTATTACGGCTGATCACGGGCATGATCATGTTAAAAATAATGTAAAGGCCAATGATTTGCAGGGATTAATGAAGTTGCTGGATGCACCACCCTATGGTGATGCAAGGGCCGTTTACCTGAGGCTCAGTAAGGAATCGAGTATTGAGGTATCCTCATTGTTGAGTAAGTATGGCGTATCTGGTTATTTCCTGAGCAGAGATGAAGCTGTGGGTAAGGGTTTATTTGGTGAGATTTCTGAGGACGTTATCGACAGGATCGGCAATGTGATCTTTATACCGAATAGTGGCTCAGCCTTTATTTACCTCTATAAGCCGGAGAACGAGGAGGTATTAACATTGAAGGGACAGCATGGTGGCTTAACTGAGAGAGAACTCTACGTGCCATTGATTCAGTTATAGCTCATTCGCCAACCAGTCTTCCCAGTCTCCTGCGTGATTTCTTTATTTGATTAACCATCTTCTTCATTAATTGATAGTAATTGAGTAATTCCTTGACATCCTTTGGAGTCACCCCTGAACCCTTTGCAATTCTACGAATCCTTGACGCATTAATAACCTCTGGGTTTAGTAATTCTTCCTTGGTCATTGAATTAAGTATATGTCTCCATTTTCTAAGCATTTCTTGCGCACTGCTCATTCTACCCTCATCAAGCATCACAGCCCTATACTGCATTGGTAACATACTTGTCGGTAACAACTCCATTATTTTGCTCAGAGGACCGAGCTTCATCATAGAGTCAAGTTGCTTCTTAATGGTTAACAGGTTTATCTTACCTTCCTCAATCTCCTCCATGATCTTATCCTCCTCCTCAATGGCCTTTATCTTCTCGATCAACGCATCAACATCACCCATACCCAATAGCCTCGAGACGAACTTATTGGCATTAAAAACTTCGATTTCATCAATGTCTTCGCCAATACCGATGAACTTAATCCTCGCGCCACTCCTTATTACTGAGGTCAATGCACCACCTGCCTTGGCAGTGCTGTCCATCTTTGTCAGAAACACGCTATTTATTGGAACATACTTCATAAAGGCCTCGGTTTGGGCTGCAGCTTGCCTACCAATGGTTGCGTCAATAACTAGCATTACCTCGTCAGGCTTTGCCTCCTCATAAATTGCCTTAGCCTCCCTCAGTAGTTCCTCCTCGTTTCTATGCCTACCTGCGGTGTCTATTATTATTAAATCAACCTTATTGCGCTGCATGTACTCAAGGCCATGTCTCAAGATCGCTATTGGGTCCCTCGAATCTTCCTCACCATAGAACAACGCATTTATCTTCTCGGCCAACTGCTTGAGTTGGTAATACGCACCTGGTCTATATGTGTCGGTTTCAATGAGACCAACCCTTAAGTTCCTCTTTATGTAAAACCTTGCCAGTTTGGCCGCTGTTGTGGTTTTTCCACTACCCTCAACTCCAATGAGCATTAACCTATAGGGTTTCTTGTTAATGTTGACATTCGGTGTTTCCTCCCCACCGAGGGCCTTAACCAACTCCTGGTAGAGAAGGTATAGTAGGAATTCCTTGGATGTTATACCCTGAGGGGGTTTTTCCTGCCTAAATCTTTCTTCGATGGTCTTCGTTATTGAGGATACCACATCCGCACTCACGTCAGCCCTTAATAATACCCTCTGTATTTCCCTCAATACTTCCTTCAGCGTTGTCTCGTCTATATAATTCAATCCCCTAATCCTGCTAACCAAGTTAGTGAAGGCCTCAATTAATGGATTCGGCGCCACTGCAACCTAGGTTTCGCCTAATCCCCTTAAATAATTATTGCAGGTATTGCTAATAGCCCTAGGCCTAATAACACCATACCGGGACGCAATATTAGCACGAAAACAATTCCTTATCACGTCCACACTTAGGCGACCACTTATTGAGTAAATCGCGATACACCGCATCCAATATTGGTACCGAGAATGTTGTTTCGGCATTAAAACGAGGGCAACACCAAAAGGTTGCAGAGAAATCACTAAGGCAATG is a genomic window of Vulcanisaeta souniana JCM 11219 containing:
- a CDS encoding electron transfer flavoprotein subunit beta/FixA family protein → MASLRNIIVTMKVTPKPEEIRFDPTTKTVDRSKATNEINPADKNALELALQLKEKYGGRVVILSMGPPFWDQFLKMGIAMGADDAVLISDRALGGSDAFVTSRVLAAAVKKIGDYSLVIAGEESEDGSTGQVPPGMAEWLGIPAVTYVSQVTDAMEDSIIVKRTIKGGYETVKVKLPAVISVELGINTPRFPDFERLQWAQNEFKTTIWGIKDLGIAENEVGFKGSLTAVTELRELRPRERLRQFIEGSPEEIARELIKRLGLK
- a CDS encoding translation initiation factor aIF-1A yields the protein MPKENQQGSKVRLPEEGEMFAKVVELVGDDRAKAVCQDGKIRLVRIPGKYRKKMWLRIGDYILVVPWDFEPNRADLVYKYERNEVNELKQSGYAEVLSQLDELAG
- a CDS encoding 60S ribosomal export protein NMD3; translation: MRRICALCGRETEILIEGLCPDCYRKTHPLARVKREFVGIVRCPSCGAILYKGRWVRDPRVIEKLILESIEYLGSVKSTSIESLGLRHGLNTSIVKIRGTVHDLISDYDEEVQIRVRYGEELCPRCRDMINEKERAIIQVRSVIPMDNQLKRLIIDIVKKETMRDTERSGFLRIDDAPGGFDIKLSDQGLARSIAHRIHKTIPSRVLESQSVIKGRGDKVITKLSISVFLVPLNRGSVIMYMNKPYYVLTYSQSTVRLLNIVSKEIINIRLNDIIKNEITIPNHEVRCMEVNGSRTLEIVIDDERYLLNDIC
- a CDS encoding S1C family serine protease, which translates into the protein MGGDIESRITDIVNEMRSSVVSIITTRLMVDEWLNAAPVRGIGTGFFIDNEHVVTANHVVQDATELIVVTPGGDEYEGELLGRDPEFDAALIRVSGARSIKSVKLGDSDKLKVGQMVIAMGYPLGLLGEPTVTLGVVSAISRSIRTPVGVLEGLIQTDAAINPGNSGGPLLNLDGEVIGMNTAIIAGAQGIGFAVPINLVKLTIDEILRFGRVVRPRLGIYGIDLNKPMAKYFKLPVDKGVLVVGVVPGSPADDAGIRQGDVITAIDDEELSSIVQLKVHLTKKFIDGVNTFDLMVTRGRTRYRIKVSI
- a CDS encoding alkaline phosphatase family protein, with product MNELATPDYSGLSIQNLANTLLSHFEAVPRGPKLKLDLDLNDQVVLILIDGLSYQDLMNTMGGSLQVSKLYKISTVFPTTTSTVLTTLFTGLSPGQHGVLGPNLYLKELGTIVNTLSMSPIIGERDGLYKSGHDLRRLFPIRSTIFEELSNMGIRSRVYAPKGLVGGLSRIAYAGAEIVEYVTPYDAIINAARFLKEYEVGFVHIYVTSVDSTSHKYGPDSEECRVVIRETVDSIIRLARNYMSDFTVLITADHGHDHVKNNVKANDLQGLMKLLDAPPYGDARAVYLRLSKESSIEVSSLLSKYGVSGYFLSRDEAVGKGLFGEISEDVIDRIGNVIFIPNSGSAFIYLYKPENEEVLTLKGQHGGLTERELYVPLIQL
- a CDS encoding signal recognition particle protein Srp54: MAPNPLIEAFTNLVSRIRGLNYIDETTLKEVLREIQRVLLRADVSADVVSSITKTIEERFRQEKPPQGITSKEFLLYLLYQELVKALGGEETPNVNINKKPYRLMLIGVEGSGKTTTAAKLARFYIKRNLRVGLIETDTYRPGAYYQLKQLAEKINALFYGEEDSRDPIAILRHGLEYMQRNKVDLIIIDTAGRHRNEEELLREAKAIYEEAKPDEVMLVIDATIGRQAAAQTEAFMKYVPINSVFLTKMDSTAKAGGALTSVIRSGARIKFIGIGEDIDEIEVFNANKFVSRLLGMGDVDALIEKIKAIEEEDKIMEEIEEGKINLLTIKKQLDSMMKLGPLSKIMELLPTSMLPMQYRAVMLDEGRMSSAQEMLRKWRHILNSMTKEELLNPEVINASRIRRIAKGSGVTPKDVKELLNYYQLMKKMVNQIKKSRRRLGRLVGE